The Rickettsiales bacterium genome contains the following window.
AGTTATGATTAGGGAAAGCCACGGAAAAGCCCCTTGGTATATGCCAACTAATGTGCCTCAAAAAGATATATGGTTTTGGATAGATTTAGAGCGAATGAAAAACAGATTATCAGAAAAATCTGACTTAAAAAACATCAAAACTATTTTAGTTCAACAAGTTGAAAATTCTTC
Protein-coding sequences here:
- a CDS encoding SURF1 family cytochrome oxidase biogenesis protein; this encodes VMIRESHGKAPWYMPTNVPQKDIWFWIDLERMKNRLSEKSDLKNIKTILVQQVENSSKDGFKYPIAIDADIKFYNQHLTYVITWFSLAFVSLFMWWIWSRKN